In Pseudomonas fluorescens, the following are encoded in one genomic region:
- a CDS encoding DUF2164 domain-containing protein → MAIKKKPPILTLTPEQESEANRKIKRFMEDRFELDLGSFEAAEILELFTREIAPHYYNRAIFDVQAHLKERFESIESDLWALEKN, encoded by the coding sequence ATGGCAATCAAGAAGAAACCGCCGATTCTGACCCTCACTCCCGAGCAGGAGAGCGAGGCCAATCGCAAGATCAAGCGCTTCATGGAAGACCGCTTCGAACTCGACCTCGGCTCGTTCGAGGCGGCGGAGATTCTTGAGTTGTTTACCCGTGAAATTGCTCCGCATTATTACAACAGGGCGATTTTCGATGTGCAGGCGCACCTCAAAGAGAGGTTCGAAAGCATCGAAAGCGATCTGTGGGCGCTCGAGAAAAACTGA
- a CDS encoding acetyl-CoA sensor PanZ family protein — protein MPIIVEPLNHATAQDRQDLQKIYRDAPDWLFAPFSGEAQLIEDCLRDGTLIAGRFNDRLLGAARLQRHQDAWHLSQICVRKITRRRGVAERLVAEAQKMAAQSGMTLRLLAPAGHLEAQALAAKLKLPLDVLPA, from the coding sequence ATGCCGATCATTGTCGAGCCGCTGAACCACGCCACTGCCCAGGATCGGCAGGATCTGCAGAAGATCTACCGCGACGCCCCGGACTGGTTGTTCGCGCCGTTTTCCGGGGAAGCGCAGTTGATCGAGGACTGTTTGCGCGACGGCACACTGATCGCCGGACGCTTCAATGATCGCCTGCTGGGCGCGGCCCGCTTGCAAAGGCACCAAGACGCCTGGCACTTGTCCCAAATATGTGTGCGAAAAATTACCCGCCGCCGTGGTGTTGCCGAGCGACTGGTCGCCGAAGCCCAGAAAATGGCCGCGCAATCGGGCATGACCCTGCGCCTGCTGGCGCCTGCCGGGCATCTGGAGGCTCAGGCGCTGGCCGCGAAGCTGAAACTGCCGCTGGACGTATTGCCGGCGTGA
- the hisB gene encoding imidazoleglycerol-phosphate dehydratase HisB: protein MAERKASVERDTLETQIKASINLDGTGKARFDIGVPFLEHMLDQIARHGLIDLDIVSKGDLHIDDHHTVEDVGITLGQAFAKAIGDKKGIRRYGHAYVPLDEALSRVVIDFSGRPGLQMHVPYTRATVGGFDVDLFQEFFQGFVNHALVSLHIDNLRGTNTHHQIETVFKAFGRALRMAVELDDRMAGQMPSTKGVL from the coding sequence ATGGCCGAACGTAAGGCGTCTGTCGAGCGCGACACTCTGGAAACCCAGATCAAAGCCTCGATCAACCTCGATGGCACCGGAAAGGCCCGATTTGATATCGGTGTTCCTTTTCTTGAGCACATGCTGGACCAGATCGCCCGTCACGGGTTGATCGACCTGGATATTGTCAGCAAGGGCGACCTGCATATCGATGACCACCACACCGTGGAAGACGTCGGTATCACCCTCGGCCAGGCGTTTGCCAAAGCCATCGGCGACAAGAAAGGAATCCGCCGCTACGGCCACGCCTACGTGCCGCTCGATGAAGCGCTGTCGCGCGTGGTGATCGACTTCTCCGGCCGTCCAGGCCTGCAGATGCACGTGCCGTACACTCGCGCCACCGTCGGCGGCTTCGACGTTGACCTGTTCCAGGAGTTCTTCCAGGGCTTCGTCAACCATGCATTGGTCAGCCTGCACATCGACAACCTGCGTGGCACCAACACCCACCACCAGATCGAAACCGTGTTCAAGGCTTTCGGCCGCGCCCTGCGCATGGCCGTCGAGCTCGATGACCGCATGGCCGGGCAAATGCCATCGACCAAGGGCGTCCTGTAA
- the mutY gene encoding A/G-specific adenine glycosylase, whose translation MRAEQFSTAVLDWFDRHGRHDLPWQQDINPYRVWVSEIMLQQTQVSTVLNYFDRFMASLPTVEALAAAPEDEVLHLWTGLGYYTRARNLQKTAKIVVEQYGGEFPRDVEKLTDLPGIGLSTAGAIASISMGLRAPILDGNVKRVLARFTAQEGYPGEPKVAKQLWANAERFTPQTRVNAYTQAMMDLGATLCTRSKPSCLLCPLEKGCEAHMLGLETRYPIPKPRKAIPQKRTLMPMLANNDGAILLYRRPSTGLWGGLWSLPELDDLDDLPHLASQHSLELGAQQSLPSLVHTFSHFQLSIEPWLVQVQESGHHVAEADWLWYNLATPPRLGLAAPVKTLLERAAAVLNAGESS comes from the coding sequence ATGAGAGCCGAGCAGTTTTCAACGGCGGTGCTGGACTGGTTCGACCGCCACGGCCGGCACGATTTGCCCTGGCAGCAAGACATCAACCCGTATCGGGTGTGGGTCTCGGAAATCATGTTGCAGCAGACCCAGGTCAGCACCGTGCTGAACTACTTCGACCGTTTCATGGCCTCGTTGCCAACGGTCGAAGCCCTGGCGGCGGCACCGGAAGACGAAGTGCTGCACCTGTGGACGGGCCTGGGTTACTACACCCGCGCGCGCAATTTGCAGAAGACCGCGAAGATCGTCGTCGAGCAGTACGGCGGCGAATTCCCCCGGGACGTGGAAAAGCTCACTGATCTGCCGGGGATCGGCCTGTCCACCGCTGGCGCCATTGCCAGCATCAGCATGGGCCTGCGCGCGCCGATCCTCGACGGCAACGTCAAACGGGTGCTGGCGCGATTTACCGCGCAAGAGGGCTACCCCGGCGAGCCGAAGGTCGCCAAACAGCTCTGGGCCAACGCTGAGCGCTTTACGCCGCAGACCCGCGTCAACGCCTACACCCAGGCGATGATGGACCTGGGCGCCACGCTCTGCACCCGCAGCAAACCGAGCTGCCTGCTGTGTCCGCTGGAAAAGGGCTGCGAGGCGCACATGCTCGGCCTGGAAACCCGCTACCCGATCCCAAAGCCGCGCAAAGCCATCCCGCAGAAACGCACGCTGATGCCGATGCTCGCCAACAACGACGGCGCGATCCTGCTTTACCGTCGCCCGTCCACGGGCCTGTGGGGCGGTTTGTGGAGCCTGCCGGAACTCGACGACCTCGACGACCTGCCGCATCTGGCATCGCAGCACTCGCTGGAACTGGGCGCGCAACAATCGCTGCCGAGCCTGGTGCACACCTTCAGCCATTTTCAATTATCCATCGAACCCTGGCTGGTTCAGGTCCAGGAGTCCGGCCATCACGTGGCCGAGGCTGACTGGCTCTGGTATAACCTCGCCACCCCGCCGCGCCTGGGCCTTGCCGCCCCGGTCAAAACCTTGCTCGAACGCGCGGCCGCCGTATTGAACGCAGGAGAGTCGTCATGA
- the hisH gene encoding imidazole glycerol phosphate synthase subunit HisH, which translates to MQTVAVIDYGMGNLHSVAKALEHVGAGKVLITSDANVIREADRVVFPGVGAIRDCMAEIRRLGFDSLVREVSQDRPFLGICVGMQALLDTSEENDGVDCIGLFPGAVKFFGKDLHEDGEHLKVPHMGWNEVKQKVSHPLWHDIPDLARFYFVHSYYIAAANARQVVGGGHYGVDFAAALAEGSRFAVQFHPEKSHTHGLQLLQNFAAWDGRW; encoded by the coding sequence ATGCAGACAGTCGCGGTTATCGATTACGGCATGGGCAACCTGCACTCGGTGGCCAAGGCCCTCGAGCACGTCGGTGCCGGCAAGGTCCTGATCACCAGCGATGCCAATGTGATTCGCGAAGCCGACCGGGTGGTTTTCCCCGGCGTCGGCGCGATTCGCGATTGCATGGCGGAGATCCGTCGCCTCGGCTTCGATTCGCTGGTGCGTGAAGTCAGCCAGGACCGTCCGTTCCTTGGCATCTGCGTCGGCATGCAAGCCTTGCTCGACACCAGCGAAGAGAACGACGGTGTCGACTGCATTGGCCTGTTCCCGGGCGCGGTGAAGTTCTTCGGCAAAGACCTGCATGAAGACGGCGAACACCTGAAAGTCCCGCACATGGGCTGGAACGAAGTGAAGCAGAAGGTCAGTCACCCGCTGTGGCACGACATTCCGGACTTGGCGCGGTTCTACTTCGTGCACAGCTACTACATTGCTGCCGCCAACGCGCGGCAGGTGGTGGGTGGCGGTCACTACGGTGTCGATTTCGCCGCCGCGCTGGCCGAAGGCTCGCGTTTCGCCGTGCAGTTCCACCCGGAGAAAAGCCATACTCATGGCCTGCAGTTGCTGCAGAACTTCGCTGCGTGGGACGGTCGCTGGTAA
- a CDS encoding oxidative damage protection protein — translation MTRTIMCRKYKEELPGLERAPFPGAKGQDIFDHVSQKAWADWQKHQTLLINEKRLNMMNAEDRKYLQGEMDKYFSGEDYAKAEGYVPPSE, via the coding sequence ATGACCCGCACCATCATGTGCCGCAAGTACAAAGAAGAATTGCCAGGCCTGGAGCGCGCTCCCTTCCCGGGCGCCAAAGGCCAGGACATTTTTGACCACGTCTCGCAAAAGGCCTGGGCCGACTGGCAGAAGCACCAGACCCTGCTGATCAACGAAAAACGCCTGAACATGATGAACGCCGAAGATCGCAAATATCTTCAGGGCGAGATGGACAAGTACTTCTCCGGCGAGGATTACGCCAAGGCCGAAGGCTACGTGCCGCCGTCGGAATAA
- a CDS encoding AsmA family protein: MKAFGKILGLVLLGLLLIIVALGFALTHLFDPNDYKDEIRQIARDKAHIELTLNGDIGWSLFPWLGLELHDASVATLIKPAEPFADLQMLGLSVRVLPLLRREVQMSDVRVEGLNLRLIRDKDGHGNWQDVGKLPAAANSDATSTPPAAGEPASEASVAAEKPAQPIRLDIDSLTVNNARVEYSDEKTGKSFSAESIQLSTGAVHDSVNIPLKLTAFLSANQPALRVRTELNGEVRIARALQRYQLEDMKLSGEVTGDPLQGKTMTFSAQGQLVLDRAANVAEWTGIKISANQLRALGELKVNDLDKTPQVSGGISIAQFDLAKFVDSIGQKLPAMAEGSLSKVELVSRLAATPTSLALDDLNLKVDDSTFSGRIAVENFAKQSLRAVLKADTFNIDRYLPPKSAEANSATQVRQAEVASTEANAMVGAGSTPLPPAPTKDAWSSERLLPVERLSKLDVDADLTFGQLTLQKLPIHNAALKATGQGGLLTLANLRGDLYEGNFETTGTLDVRQPVPAMNLQTKISRVPAEKILESQGKNPPVKGLVTLNSSLTGSGNSQKALIETLNGNASFVINNGVLLNANLEQQLCKGIATLNRKSLNGEPRGKDTPFQELKGNLTLRNGVASNPDLKARIPGMTVNGDGDIDLRVLGMDYRVGIIVEGDTSAMPDPACQVGDKFVGVEWPLRCRGPLELGAKACRLDNDRMSQVAAKLAGDRISEKIDEKWGDKVDPKMKDALKELFKR, from the coding sequence ATGAAAGCGTTCGGCAAAATCCTGGGTCTGGTACTTCTCGGGCTGTTGCTGATCATTGTGGCGCTGGGCTTTGCCCTGACCCACCTCTTCGATCCCAACGACTACAAAGACGAGATTCGCCAGATTGCCCGCGACAAGGCCCACATCGAGCTGACGCTCAATGGCGATATCGGCTGGAGCCTGTTCCCGTGGCTGGGCCTGGAACTGCACGACGCCAGTGTGGCGACCCTGATCAAGCCGGCCGAACCGTTTGCCGACTTGCAGATGCTCGGCCTGTCGGTGCGCGTACTGCCGCTGCTGCGCCGTGAAGTGCAAATGAGCGACGTGCGCGTCGAGGGCCTGAACCTGCGCCTGATCCGCGACAAGGACGGCCACGGCAATTGGCAAGACGTCGGCAAGCTGCCGGCAGCGGCCAACTCCGACGCGACCAGCACCCCGCCGGCCGCTGGCGAACCTGCGTCCGAAGCCAGCGTCGCGGCGGAAAAACCGGCTCAGCCGATTCGTCTGGACATCGACAGCCTGACCGTGAACAACGCACGGGTCGAATACAGCGACGAAAAAACCGGCAAGAGCTTCAGCGCCGAAAGCATTCAGTTGAGCACCGGTGCGGTTCACGACTCCGTCAACATTCCGCTCAAGCTCACGGCTTTCCTGTCAGCCAACCAGCCGGCATTGCGAGTACGCACCGAGCTCAACGGTGAGGTGCGCATCGCACGTGCACTGCAGCGCTATCAGCTCGAAGACATGAAGTTGTCCGGCGAAGTGACCGGCGACCCGCTGCAAGGCAAGACCATGACCTTCTCCGCCCAGGGCCAGTTGGTGCTGGACAGGGCCGCCAATGTCGCCGAGTGGACCGGCATCAAGATCTCCGCCAACCAACTGCGGGCACTGGGTGAACTGAAGGTCAACGACCTCGACAAGACCCCACAAGTCAGCGGCGGCATCTCGATTGCCCAGTTCGACCTGGCGAAATTCGTCGACAGCATCGGCCAGAAACTCCCAGCCATGGCCGAAGGCAGCCTGAGCAAGGTCGAGCTGGTCAGCCGTCTGGCAGCAACACCCACCAGCCTGGCGCTCGACGACCTCAACCTGAAAGTCGACGACAGCACCTTCAGCGGCCGTATCGCCGTCGAAAATTTCGCCAAGCAATCGCTGCGCGCAGTACTCAAGGCCGACACCTTCAACATCGACCGTTACCTGCCGCCAAAATCCGCCGAGGCCAATAGCGCGACACAAGTACGCCAGGCCGAAGTCGCCAGCACCGAAGCCAATGCCATGGTGGGTGCCGGCAGCACTCCATTGCCACCCGCGCCGACCAAGGACGCGTGGAGCAGCGAGCGCTTGTTGCCCGTGGAACGCTTGAGCAAGCTCGATGTGGACGCCGACCTGACCTTCGGCCAGTTGACCCTGCAAAAACTGCCGATCCATAACGCCGCGCTCAAGGCCACCGGCCAGGGCGGCCTGCTGACACTGGCCAACCTGCGCGGCGACCTGTATGAGGGCAACTTCGAAACCACCGGAACGCTCGATGTACGCCAGCCAGTGCCGGCGATGAACCTGCAGACGAAGATCAGCCGGGTACCGGCAGAAAAAATCCTCGAAAGCCAGGGCAAGAACCCGCCGGTCAAAGGCCTGGTCACGCTCAACAGCAGCCTGACCGGTAGCGGCAACAGCCAGAAAGCGTTGATCGAAACCCTCAACGGCAACGCCAGTTTCGTCATCAACAATGGCGTGCTGCTCAACGCCAACCTTGAGCAACAGCTGTGCAAAGGCATCGCCACGCTCAACCGCAAATCCCTCAACGGTGAGCCGCGGGGCAAGGACACACCGTTCCAGGAGCTCAAGGGCAACCTGACCTTGCGTAACGGCGTGGCCAGCAACCCCGACCTGAAAGCGCGCATCCCGGGCATGACCGTCAACGGTGACGGTGACATCGATCTGCGAGTGCTGGGCATGGACTACCGCGTCGGCATCATCGTCGAAGGCGATACCAGCGCCATGCCGGACCCGGCCTGTCAGGTTGGCGACAAGTTTGTCGGCGTCGAGTGGCCACTGCGCTGCCGCGGCCCGCTGGAGCTGGGCGCCAAGGCTTGCCGTTTGGATAACGACCGCATGAGCCAGGTCGCGGCCAAACTGGCTGGCGACAGGATCAGCGAAAAAATCGACGAGAAATGGGGCGACAAGGTCGACCCGAAAATGAAAGACGCGCTCAAGGAGCTGTTCAAGCGATGA
- a CDS encoding integrase arm-type DNA-binding domain-containing protein, whose amino-acid sequence MALKVTPLSDSALKAAKPREKPYKLADGEGLYLEIMPSGSKLWRLKYRHLGKENRLAFGSYPEVTLVQARKKRSEARQLISEGKDPSHERKSTRRAQKVDGLTFETLAREWFAYNAPRWAESTTYKAKLYLENDLIPGIGSRTLKSITRPDLVDLVRKVEARGTLNAAGKIRQWLHQIFRYGLAKGVVEANPATDLDVVAAPTKAPRHHPHVAMSELPELLAKCDSANINLLTRCAIRLLALTAVRPGELRAAPWVEFDLDAATWTIPKERMKARRPHAVPLPNQAVEILRLLKPITGKYPLVFAGQQNPDRPMSENTINKALRVMGYEGRQTGHGFRHLLSTELNGRGYNKDWIERQLAHGDSDGIRDTYNHANYLEQRRVMMQDWADSIDALCAGADVVSIRSAAR is encoded by the coding sequence ATGGCCCTGAAAGTCACGCCCCTGAGCGACTCCGCTCTCAAAGCAGCCAAACCTCGGGAGAAGCCTTACAAGCTCGCCGACGGTGAAGGCTTGTATCTCGAAATCATGCCCTCCGGCTCAAAGCTCTGGCGCCTCAAATATCGTCACCTCGGCAAAGAAAATCGATTGGCATTTGGCTCATACCCAGAAGTCACGTTGGTGCAAGCTCGCAAAAAGCGATCTGAGGCACGACAACTGATCTCAGAGGGCAAAGACCCTTCGCATGAACGCAAATCCACCAGACGAGCGCAGAAGGTGGATGGGCTGACATTTGAGACGCTTGCACGGGAGTGGTTTGCTTATAACGCACCTCGCTGGGCAGAAAGCACCACCTACAAAGCCAAGCTGTACCTTGAGAATGATTTGATACCAGGCATTGGCTCTCGAACACTGAAAAGCATTACTCGTCCCGATCTGGTGGACTTGGTTCGCAAAGTCGAGGCCCGGGGGACGCTGAATGCTGCCGGCAAAATTCGCCAGTGGCTGCACCAGATATTCCGTTATGGGTTGGCCAAAGGTGTTGTGGAGGCGAACCCTGCCACCGATCTGGATGTTGTGGCCGCCCCCACGAAAGCGCCCCGCCACCATCCCCACGTCGCCATGTCCGAGTTGCCCGAACTGCTTGCCAAATGCGACAGCGCCAACATCAACCTGTTGACCCGCTGTGCCATTCGCCTGCTGGCGCTTACCGCAGTTCGACCTGGCGAGTTGCGAGCTGCGCCTTGGGTAGAGTTCGATTTGGACGCTGCAACCTGGACAATTCCCAAGGAGCGCATGAAGGCCCGCCGCCCTCACGCCGTCCCCCTACCGAATCAGGCCGTTGAGATCCTGCGCCTGCTTAAACCGATCACAGGCAAATATCCGCTTGTGTTTGCCGGTCAGCAAAACCCCGACCGACCCATGAGCGAGAACACCATCAACAAAGCACTGCGAGTAATGGGTTACGAGGGTCGTCAGACCGGCCACGGCTTTCGCCATCTACTGTCCACTGAGCTGAACGGGCGCGGGTACAACAAGGACTGGATCGAGCGCCAACTGGCGCACGGAGACTCCGACGGCATCCGCGATACCTACAACCACGCCAACTACTTGGAGCAACGCCGGGTAATGATGCAGGACTGGGCTGACTCAATCGACGCGCTATGTGCTGGAGCAGATGTGGTTTCAATTCGGAGCGCCGCTCGATGA
- a CDS encoding OFA family MFS transporter, with amino-acid sequence MTTSITADGFSADQPAFLSKERIIAKPGFNRWLVPPAALAIHLCIGMAYGFSVFWLPLSKALGITAPAACAPDMSFIAQVFSSQCDWPISMLGWIYTLFFIFLGCSAAIWGGWLEHAGPRKAGVVSALCWCGGLLISALGVYTHQIWLMWIGSGVIGGIGLGLGYISPVSTLIKWFPDKRGMATGMAIMGFGGGAMVGAPLAAALMGHFASPTSVGVWQSFLVMAAIYFVFMIGGALSYRVPPTGWKPEGWTAPAKKASNAMITHRHVHVNVAWKTPQFRLVWLVLCLNVSAGIGILGMASPLLQEVFAGKLLGNDLTFGQLDASQLASIAAIAAGFTGLLSLFNIGGRFFWASFSDYLGRKNTYFVFFALGFALYGLIPNLGHLGSIALFVAAFCIILSMYGGGFATVPAYLADLFGTQMVGAIHGRLLTAWAAAGVLGPVLVNYLREYQLSIGVERAAAYDITLYILAGLLVLGFLCNLLVRPVADKYFMTDAELAAEQALGHDKGADSSSVLEWKAAPGSKPLAIAAWLVVGIPLAWGVWVTLQKTAVLFH; translated from the coding sequence ATGACCACGAGCATCACGGCGGACGGCTTCAGTGCCGACCAGCCTGCGTTCCTGTCCAAGGAGCGGATCATCGCCAAGCCCGGTTTCAACCGTTGGCTGGTGCCACCGGCCGCGCTGGCCATCCACTTGTGCATCGGCATGGCCTATGGCTTTTCGGTGTTCTGGTTGCCGCTGTCCAAGGCGCTGGGCATCACCGCTCCAGCGGCCTGCGCACCGGACATGAGTTTTATCGCACAAGTCTTTTCGTCCCAGTGTGACTGGCCGATCTCGATGCTCGGCTGGATCTACACCCTGTTCTTCATCTTCCTCGGTTGCTCGGCCGCCATCTGGGGTGGCTGGCTGGAACATGCCGGACCGCGCAAGGCCGGTGTCGTATCGGCTCTGTGCTGGTGTGGTGGCCTGCTGATTTCGGCGTTGGGGGTGTATACCCACCAGATCTGGCTGATGTGGATCGGCTCCGGGGTCATTGGCGGTATCGGCCTGGGCCTGGGCTACATTTCGCCGGTGTCGACCCTGATCAAATGGTTCCCGGACAAGCGCGGCATGGCGACCGGCATGGCGATCATGGGCTTTGGCGGCGGCGCAATGGTCGGCGCTCCGCTGGCGGCGGCGCTGATGGGGCATTTCGCTTCGCCAACCAGCGTCGGCGTGTGGCAGAGCTTCCTGGTGATGGCCGCGATCTACTTCGTGTTCATGATCGGTGGCGCGCTGTCCTACCGCGTTCCGCCAACCGGCTGGAAGCCGGAAGGCTGGACGGCCCCGGCGAAAAAAGCCTCGAACGCGATGATCACTCATCGTCATGTTCACGTGAATGTGGCCTGGAAGACGCCGCAGTTCCGTCTGGTGTGGCTGGTGCTGTGCCTGAACGTATCGGCCGGTATCGGCATCCTCGGCATGGCGTCGCCGCTGTTGCAGGAAGTGTTCGCTGGCAAGTTGCTGGGCAATGACCTGACCTTCGGTCAACTGGACGCCTCGCAACTGGCTTCGATTGCCGCCATCGCTGCCGGGTTCACCGGTTTGCTCAGTCTGTTCAACATCGGCGGGCGTTTCTTCTGGGCTTCGTTCTCGGATTACCTGGGCCGTAAAAACACTTACTTCGTGTTCTTCGCCCTGGGCTTTGCCCTGTACGGACTGATTCCGAACCTGGGTCACCTGGGCAGCATCGCGCTGTTCGTGGCAGCGTTCTGCATCATCCTGTCGATGTATGGCGGTGGTTTCGCGACTGTTCCTGCGTATCTGGCGGATCTGTTCGGTACGCAAATGGTCGGTGCGATTCACGGTCGCCTGCTGACGGCGTGGGCTGCTGCCGGCGTGCTCGGCCCGGTGCTGGTGAATTACCTGCGCGAATATCAGTTGAGCATCGGCGTCGAGCGTGCAGCGGCCTACGACATCACCCTGTACATCCTCGCCGGCCTGCTGGTGCTGGGTTTCCTGTGCAACCTGCTGGTGCGTCCGGTGGCGGACAAGTACTTCATGACCGACGCCGAACTGGCCGCCGAACAGGCGCTGGGCCATGACAAAGGCGCTGACAGCAGCAGCGTGCTGGAGTGGAAAGCCGCACCGGGCAGCAAGCCGCTGGCGATTGCGGCGTGGCTGGTGGTGGGCATTCCGCTGGCGTGGGGTGTTTGGGTGACTCTGCAGAAGACGGCGGTACTGTTTCACTAA